TTGTTGCCGCTGTTGAAATAGCGGATGCCGGGCTGCACGAGCTCGGCCCATTCCTGCTTCTTTTGGTCGATATGGTCGGGGTTACGCCGCGCCTGCTGACGCTCGACATACTGGCGTTTAATCTCGCGGTTAAGGTGCGCGTACTTCTCCTCGGTCGATAGCGCGATGGCCGCCTCGCTGAAGGCCATTTCCTTAAGCCGGATGAACTTCGCTTCGCCCGGCAGCCGCACCGCGAGGATCGGCCGCCCGTGGGTCTTCATGTCCTTGACTTCGCCGAACTCCGCGAGCATGCCGCGAAAGTCGGCATAGTTCCGAATGCCGCGATCGAGCACGGCATTCATGACCTGCGACAGCGTGCGCTCGCGAAGCTCCAGGCTGATAGCATCGCCCGTGAACGGGTCGAGCTCTTCATGCCGGGCGATCCGTTCCGATTGCAGATTGAACGTCCACCGTGGATTGTCTTTCGGACTGGCGAGCCCGAAACGGTTGTTGATGTCTTCCTGCGCCGCGTCGATGTAATCCAGGTGGTCTTCGACAAGGCCGAAGGGGTTGAGCGCCTGGCCGCTGACCAGGTTGTGATTAGGCACGATCACGTGAATGTGAAACATGCGCTCAACCTCTTCGCCCGTGCTGCTGTTGATGTAACTCTCGATCTTCGGCACGTGTGCCTCGGCGTGCACCATGTACTCGTCGGGATCGAACGCCGGGAAAAGGTTCTTTAGCGTAGCGTGCAGGATCTCGGTCATGCTGCTGGTGTCGAGGTCCCGCTCCTTGAATCCGAGCGTGATGTGGTGATAGCCGCGCCCGCTCGCATCGATCAGGCGAGCGACCGTATTCAGGTCGTCGCCGGTCAGGTGGACACGATGGTCTAGCTCGTCGCGCGTGAATTCCCGACCTTGCTTGTGGCCGTGCTCCAAATACTCTTCGAGGTCGGCGCCGGACGTGCCGTGCGTGACTCTAATCAGCATAGTCGATCACATACCGGAGCGCCGCCTTTAATTGGCGGTTCATTTCGTGAAGCTCTTCGAGATTCGCGATATATGTGTCCTGCGATACTTTTCCCTCCAAATGATCCGCATTAAGCCGGTGTGCGATCTGGTTCACATTGTTCGAGAATTTACGGAATATCCGCAAAATCTCCATGTCGCTTTCCGTCATGCGAGGCTTAGCAATAACCTGAGTGGTATTGGTCAGCACGTATTGACGGAAAAACTCGGATTGAGACAACCCGGATGCAGTGAATTTCGCACGGTATGCCTCATAATCCGACAGTTTCAGACGAAAGGCGACGGGACGGGATTTTTCCGTCTTTTCACCCTCGATTTTTGGAGCGCGAGCCATAATCAATCCCAACCCGGTCCAGTTTTGGGAGTTTGGCGACTTTCTAAATATGCGTCGTCGGCTGCCTTTTTCAGTGCGGCGGCCTGATTATCGAGCCGCTGAGACTGCACGTGTTTGGCGGCTGATTTCTTGGCGCGCTTTTTCTCAGCCCCTTGCTGACGGATGCGACGCTCGTTGTCGGCAAAGGTACGAAGCACGCGAAAGCCGGCCTCCGAGCTCTCTTGGCGCTTGCGGGCCTCGTCGGCCGCCACGCGCTTTTCCGTCGCGATCTCGGCATCGCAGTAGAGCTCGAAGACGGCGAGCGTATGCCTGAATCGCTGCTGACGCTCGAAGTCAGCGGCGACGGCGGCACTGGCTTCTGACTCGGAACTGGCCTCGGTCTGCTGCTGGTTCATCTGCTGCACGGGGTTCATCGTCACGCCTCCTGTGAACGTAGTTCACGGCCCCCGCGAGGGGCCTGCGAAACGATGCGCAACATTGCGCATCGTTGCGTACC
This region of Paraburkholderia kururiensis genomic DNA includes:
- a CDS encoding plasmid mobilization protein, with the translated sequence MARAPKIEGEKTEKSRPVAFRLKLSDYEAYRAKFTASGLSQSEFFRQYVLTNTTQVIAKPRMTESDMEILRIFRKFSNNVNQIAHRLNADHLEGKVSQDTYIANLEELHEMNRQLKAALRYVIDYAD